CTTCGGCTTGGCGGCTTTTGCAGCGGCGGATTTCGTGGATTTATTCCCAGTTGCCATGGTCTACCTGTACCTTGCACAGCCTCCGCGCTGCTGCCGCAGGGGCAAATGCGCTGCATTGCAGAAAACATATCCGAGCTTTTGTCTGCGTAAAAGGGTTGGCCGGCAAACGAAATGGTGTTTCCACTGACCCCGACCGGCGGACGACCGCGGATAATGGCCATCAGTCGCGCAATCTCTTGCGCAAACGCCATTGCAGAGCGCGCCCAGTCACGCTAATGAGCGCGCAAGGCACCCGTAGCTCAGCTGGATAGAGCGCTGCCCTCCGAAGGCAACGCTAAGTCAAGAGTTCTTGTTGTGGGTGTTCAAAAAATCGAGGAAAGCCAAGTAGTTGGCGGAAATCGACGGAAGCATGAAAACCGCTCTCTGGGTCGCGGAAGCACCACGGAAGCAAACTTGAAGGAGGTTGTAGAGCGCGAACGGCGGAATTTGGCAGGCTTCGGACCTGCACCAAGAGCGCCGATTCGAGAATCTGGTTTCGGGATTGACCCTGCTCAATCGCGGATACTATCTGAACATTGATGCACCCGTAGCTCAGCTGGATAGAGTGACGGCCTCCGAAGCCGTAGGTCACAGGTTCGAATCCTGTCGGGTGCGCCATTTCAGAACAGAACTATGAACGCCGAACGCCGCCGTTTCTACGCTTGAAGCGGCGACCAGCGTTCGCAGCAGTTCCGACTTCGATCCCATGATGCGAACCTCGTCGTCGGCAACCTCGACACGCTGCGCCAGCGCGCGTAGATGGTCGCGGCGGTAGCCGCCATCGTTGAGCCTGATCCGTTCACGGGCTTTGCGGGCAAACCCCTTGAGCATATCGGGGGTGACGCCCTGATTGCCTGAACTATCGAGCGCGAGCTGCGTGCGCTCCGCGTCGGCGGCGGCTTGATCCCGCAATGCCTTGAGGCTCACCATGCGTTCCTTTGCCATGGCGTCGTCCTTGTCCACCATGCCGGCTTCGATGGCGTCAAAGAGACGGCCGAGCCGCTGGTCGGCTTCCGTGATTCGCCTTTGAAGCTCGGCAAGATGCTCGCGGCGGCGCTCGGTGCGTTCCTGTCGGCGGTCGATGACGCTGGCAAGGACGGTTTCCAACCGCTTGGGCAGGAGCAGGCGGTCCCCGATATAATCGGCGACCGTATGGTCCAGCTTGTCCATGGGGATCGTGCGACCCTTGCAGCCGGTCTTGCCCTGCCGGGCCTTGGTCGAGCAGGTATAGTAGCGGTATGTCGCGCCCGTGCTGCCTTGGCCGGTGCGAAGCGTCATCGCTCCCCCGCACTTGGCGCAGAAGCAAATGCCGGTCAGGAGCGTCGGGCCGCTGGAGACACGTGCAGGCGTCACCATGGGATTGCGGGACTTGAGGCGGGCTTGCACCGCGTCGAACGTCTCGCGCTCGATTAGGGGCGGCACCGCCATGATGGCGACCTCGCTCTCCGGCTTCTTCTCCCGATCCTTGTGCGAGCGGGTGTTGAACCTGTGCTCGCCGATATAGGTGGTGCGGGTCAGGATGGCGTGGATTTGCGCCAATCCCCAACGCCCTCCGTCGCGGGTGAAGAAGCGGCGCTCGTTGAGATAGGTGGCGATGGCCTTGACGCCCATCGCGCCGGACGTGCCGTCTCCTTCGAGGAACAGGCGATAGATCAGCCGCACGGTGTCGGCGTGCAGCGGGTCGATCTCCAGCTTCTTCTTGATCTTCGATCCGCGCTGCTCGGCCGC
The Paracoccus alcaliphilus DNA segment above includes these coding regions:
- a CDS encoding recombinase family protein, encoding MNIHSPTTTARAALYLRVSTARQAEHDISIPDQKRQGEAYCEQRGYQLVETYVEPGATATNDKRPEFQRMIEAGTSKPAPFDIVVVHSFSRFFRDHFEMEFYVRKLAKNGVKLVSITQEMGDDPMHQMMRQIMALFDEYQSKENAKHVLRAMNENARQGFWNGARPPIGYRIVAAEQRGSKIKKKLEIDPLHADTVRLIYRLFLEGDGTSGAMGVKAIATYLNERRFFTRDGGRWGLAQIHAILTRTTYIGEHRFNTRSHKDREKKPESEVAIMAVPPLIERETFDAVQARLKSRNPMVTPARVSSGPTLLTGICFCAKCGGAMTLRTGQGSTGATYRYYTCSTKARQGKTGCKGRTIPMDKLDHTVADYIGDRLLLPKRLETVLASVIDRRQERTERRREHLAELQRRITEADQRLGRLFDAIEAGMVDKDDAMAKERMVSLKALRDQAAADAERTQLALDSSGNQGVTPDMLKGFARKARERIRLNDGGYRRDHLRALAQRVEVADDEVRIMGSKSELLRTLVAASSVETAAFGVHSSVLKWRTRQDSNL